The Blastomonas fulva genome contains a region encoding:
- a CDS encoding cupin domain-containing protein: MSETPRELIDRLALSPHPEGGWYRETWRGAPDAHGRASETLIYFLLEAGQQSHWHTVDATEIWCWHAGSPLEVGTAPGDDGPVAWHALGNDFAAGQSPQLVIPPHHWQAARARHGWALVSCMVSPGFEFSGFVMAEPGWEPG; encoded by the coding sequence ATGAGCGAAACGCCTCGGGAGCTGATCGACCGGCTCGCCCTTTCCCCGCACCCGGAAGGCGGCTGGTACCGCGAGACTTGGCGCGGCGCACCCGACGCCCATGGCCGGGCCAGCGAAACGCTGATCTACTTCCTGCTCGAAGCGGGCCAGCAATCGCACTGGCACACCGTCGATGCGACCGAAATCTGGTGCTGGCATGCCGGGTCCCCGCTCGAAGTCGGCACCGCTCCGGGTGACGACGGGCCCGTGGCGTGGCACGCGCTGGGCAACGATTTTGCGGCAGGCCAATCACCGCAACTGGTCATCCCCCCGCACCACTGGCAGGCCGCACGCGCGCGCCATGGCTGGGCGCTGGTCAGCTGCATGGTATCGCCAGGGTTCGAATTCAGCGGCTTCGTGATGGCCGAGCCAGGCTGGGAGCCGGGGTGA
- a CDS encoding nuclear transport factor 2 family protein has translation MTQEDRFRAYMAAFNASDWANLVPHYSPDIRLVIGSGRELIGRDAIVKFYTTVKATAQRTIEIRNCFADGNVLAAELESEFVALRDAPDFAVRPMMKGDRYYINSCVVYDFVGNEYTRIRAGIFRREYRPLKA, from the coding sequence ATGACACAGGAAGACCGCTTTCGCGCGTATATGGCAGCGTTCAATGCCAGCGACTGGGCCAATCTGGTGCCGCATTATTCGCCCGATATACGGCTGGTGATCGGCAGCGGGCGTGAGCTGATCGGACGCGATGCCATCGTCAAATTCTACACCACGGTCAAGGCGACGGCGCAGCGCACCATCGAGATCCGCAACTGTTTTGCCGATGGCAATGTGCTGGCCGCCGAGCTTGAATCCGAATTCGTCGCGCTGCGCGATGCGCCGGACTTCGCGGTGCGCCCGATGATGAAAGGCGACCGCTATTACATCAACAGCTGCGTCGTCTATGATTTCGTCGGCAATGAATACACCCGCATCCGCGCAGGCATCTTCCGCCGGGAGTATCGCCCGCTGAAGGCTTGA
- a CDS encoding glycoside hydrolase family 25 protein, with protein MRTSTLKRWTIGLALLALLLAVLGGLIWGGITGWAPSRKDYPVQGLYVSANDGDLAWPTLAAMGADFAYVRASAGGSTRDPRFAANIKGARLSGMRFGPVHEFSLCAGEAQQAELFITTVPRDPAMLPPVVSLELDEACKSRPDRAMLLGELNTFLNQIENHSGKPALLRISSEFESAYQISDGLARTVWLLGDFVPPDYAAKRWVMWQSSSFYRINGAPQGVRWNVVRP; from the coding sequence ATGCGGACATCCACCCTGAAACGCTGGACCATCGGCCTTGCGCTGCTCGCGCTGCTGCTCGCCGTGCTGGGCGGGCTGATCTGGGGCGGCATCACCGGATGGGCGCCCTCGCGCAAGGACTATCCGGTGCAGGGGCTGTACGTCAGCGCCAACGACGGCGATCTCGCCTGGCCGACGCTCGCGGCAATGGGTGCGGATTTCGCCTATGTCCGCGCCAGCGCCGGGGGATCGACCCGCGATCCGCGCTTTGCCGCCAACATCAAGGGCGCGCGGCTCAGCGGAATGCGCTTTGGCCCGGTGCACGAATTCAGCCTGTGCGCGGGCGAGGCGCAGCAGGCCGAGCTGTTCATCACCACCGTGCCGCGCGACCCGGCGATGCTGCCGCCGGTGGTCAGCCTGGAGCTTGACGAGGCCTGCAAGTCCCGTCCCGACCGCGCGATGCTGCTGGGCGAGCTCAACACGTTCTTGAACCAGATCGAAAACCACAGCGGCAAGCCTGCGCTGCTGAGAATTTCATCGGAGTTCGAAAGCGCCTATCAGATCAGCGACGGGCTCGCCCGCACCGTGTGGCTGCTGGGCGATTTCGTCCCCCCCGATTATGCCGCCAAGCGCTGGGTGATGTGGCAATCGAGCAGCTTCTACCGGATCAACGGCGCGCCGCAGGGCGTGCGCTGGAATGTGGTGCGACCATGA
- a CDS encoding nuclear transport factor 2 family protein, translated as MSTDGSRRAFVAGAVLTGLAGSMALPAGASVAKATPLAGTGVRTPAQAQMRQWFEAYLAAFNRSDFDAFGRYYADDVQFAGQAATLTGRQAVIDFYRNAHGYLHEELELLTFVGAASGNNCLAELQTTLVARRDWPDMPTGAMKAGDRRQSINFVMYDIAGERFTRVRSARFSSQPGQPT; from the coding sequence TTGAGCACAGACGGCTCACGCCGTGCTTTCGTCGCGGGTGCGGTTCTCACCGGGTTGGCCGGGTCGATGGCCTTGCCAGCAGGCGCGAGCGTTGCAAAGGCCACACCGCTGGCGGGAACCGGCGTCAGGACGCCCGCTCAAGCTCAGATGCGCCAATGGTTCGAAGCCTATCTTGCAGCCTTCAACCGTTCCGATTTTGACGCTTTCGGGCGCTACTATGCCGATGACGTGCAGTTTGCCGGGCAAGCCGCGACCTTGACCGGGCGTCAGGCGGTGATCGATTTCTACCGCAACGCCCATGGCTATCTGCACGAGGAGCTGGAATTGCTCACCTTCGTAGGGGCAGCATCGGGCAACAACTGCCTTGCCGAGCTGCAAACCACCTTGGTCGCACGTCGCGACTGGCCCGACATGCCGACGGGGGCGATGAAGGCGGGCGACCGCCGCCAGAGCATCAATTTCGTGATGTACGACATTGCGGGCGAGCGCTTCACACGGGTGCGCTCGGCCCGGTTCAGCTCGCAGCCGGGTCAGCCGACATGA
- a CDS encoding GFA family protein — MAEAGGQALARGETYMTMTGGCLCGAVRYTIEGDPLLSAVCHCRNCQKQAGSAMSVLIGVRDTQMEITGTLTTYQDTGESGDPVYRRFCGICGSPILSDLPSQQGMHFVKAGTLDDVSGLDPKMHFWTASAQPWVRYTEDAVKFDKTPG; from the coding sequence ATGGCTGAGGCGGGCGGACAGGCGCTTGCGAGGGGAGAAACCTATATGACGATGACCGGAGGGTGCCTGTGCGGCGCCGTGCGCTACACCATCGAAGGCGACCCGCTGCTGAGCGCGGTGTGCCATTGCCGCAACTGCCAGAAGCAGGCGGGCAGCGCGATGTCGGTGCTGATCGGGGTGCGCGACACGCAGATGGAGATCACCGGCACGCTGACTACCTATCAGGACACCGGCGAGAGCGGTGACCCGGTCTATCGGCGTTTCTGCGGGATCTGCGGATCGCCGATCCTGTCCGACCTTCCCAGCCAGCAGGGGATGCACTTCGTCAAGGCGGGCACGCTCGACGATGTCAGCGGGCTCGACCCGAAGATGCACTTCTGGACCGCCAGCGCGCAGCCCTGGGTGCGGTATACCGAGGACGCGGTGAAGTTCGACAAGACGCCGGGCTAG
- a CDS encoding UPF0262 family protein, with amino-acid sequence MSDPRIIHVQLDEQTILWRNADIEQERRIAIFDLIEDNFFKPLKPYPDDYAGPFRLSLAVFEGRLAITIAREDGTHLETLVLALGRFRRPIREYFAICDSYYQAIRKATAQEIETIDMARRGVHNEAAELLVERLQDKIEIDFPTARRLFTLICVLHIKG; translated from the coding sequence ATGTCCGATCCGCGCATCATCCATGTCCAGCTCGACGAGCAGACCATCCTGTGGCGAAACGCGGATATCGAGCAGGAACGGCGCATCGCCATTTTCGACCTGATCGAGGACAATTTCTTCAAGCCGCTCAAGCCCTATCCCGATGATTATGCAGGCCCCTTCCGGCTGAGCCTTGCGGTGTTCGAGGGACGGCTGGCGATCACCATCGCACGCGAGGACGGCACGCATCTCGAGACACTGGTGCTGGCGCTGGGCCGCTTCCGCCGCCCGATCCGCGAATATTTCGCGATCTGCGACAGCTATTACCAAGCGATCCGCAAGGCGACCGCGCAGGAGATCGAGACCATCGACATGGCACGGCGCGGCGTCCACAACGAGGCGGCCGAACTGCTGGTCGAGCGGCTGCAGGACAAGATCGAAATCGATTTTCCCACCGCAAGGCGGCTGTTCACGCTGATCTGCGTGCTGCACATCAAGGGCTGA
- the dcd gene encoding dCTP deaminase, translated as MSILSDKWIRTQAHDHAMIEPFVEAQRRDGCISYGLSSYGYDARVADEFKIFTNVNSSVVDPKQFDPDSFVDRKTDVCIIPPNSFALARTVEYFRVPRDVLVICLGKSTYARCGIIVNVTPLEPGWEGHVTLEFSNTTPLPARIYANEGACQFLFLKGNEPCEISYADRAGKYMGQRGVTLPKL; from the coding sequence ATGTCCATCCTTTCCGACAAATGGATCCGCACCCAGGCGCACGACCACGCCATGATCGAGCCGTTCGTCGAGGCCCAGAGGCGTGATGGCTGCATATCCTATGGGCTTTCGTCCTATGGCTATGACGCGCGGGTGGCGGACGAGTTCAAGATCTTCACCAACGTCAATTCCTCGGTGGTCGATCCCAAGCAGTTCGATCCCGACAGCTTTGTCGACCGCAAGACCGATGTTTGCATCATCCCGCCCAACAGCTTCGCGCTGGCGCGGACGGTCGAGTATTTCCGCGTGCCACGCGATGTGCTGGTGATCTGCCTGGGCAAATCGACCTATGCGCGCTGCGGGATCATCGTCAACGTCACCCCGCTCGAGCCCGGCTGGGAGGGGCATGTGACGCTGGAGTTCAGCAACACCACCCCGTTGCCCGCCAGGATCTACGCCAATGAAGGCGCATGCCAGTTCCTGTTCCTCAAGGGCAACGAGCCGTGCGAGATCAGCTATGCCGACCGCGCGGGCAAATATATGGGCCAGCGCGGCGTGACGCTGCCGAAACTGTGA
- a CDS encoding aspartate kinase produces the protein MARIVMKFGGTSMAGTERIRRVARIVKRQQDAGHEVAVVVSAMAGETDRLVNFCREANPLYDPAEYDVVVASGEQVTSGLLAIALQALGAEARSWLGWQLPIRTVEAHAKARVETIDADALIAEMQKGVIAVIPGFQGVSHDGRITTLGRGGSDTSAVAVAAAVKADRCDIYTDVDGVYTTDPRIVAKARKLRHVTYEEMLELASVGAKVLQTRSVGLAMKEGVRVQVLSSFIEDDAPAADTIPGTMIVSDEELEGMDMERQLITGIAHDKNEAKITLTRVPDKPGAVANIFGPLAEAAINVDMIIQNVGRDKGETDVTFTVPAADLARSMDLLEAAKDQIGFNRIIPDTNVAKISVVGVGMKSHAGVAATMFKALADRGVNIVAISTSEIKVSVLIEEDYTELAVRVLHTAYGLDAVEA, from the coding sequence ATGGCACGGATCGTCATGAAATTCGGCGGCACTTCGATGGCCGGGACAGAGCGCATCCGCAGGGTTGCGCGCATCGTCAAGCGTCAGCAGGACGCCGGGCACGAGGTTGCGGTGGTCGTCTCGGCGATGGCGGGCGAAACAGACCGTCTGGTCAATTTCTGCCGCGAGGCCAACCCATTGTATGACCCTGCCGAATACGACGTGGTTGTCGCCAGCGGCGAGCAGGTGACCAGCGGACTGCTGGCCATCGCGCTGCAGGCGCTTGGAGCCGAAGCGCGCAGCTGGCTGGGGTGGCAACTGCCGATCCGCACGGTCGAGGCGCACGCCAAGGCGCGGGTCGAGACGATCGATGCCGATGCGCTGATCGCCGAGATGCAGAAGGGCGTGATCGCGGTCATCCCGGGCTTTCAGGGCGTCAGCCATGACGGGCGGATCACCACCCTTGGGCGCGGCGGATCGGATACCTCGGCGGTCGCGGTGGCAGCGGCGGTCAAGGCCGACCGGTGCGACATCTACACCGATGTCGACGGGGTCTACACCACCGATCCGCGCATCGTCGCCAAGGCGCGCAAGCTGCGCCATGTGACCTATGAAGAAATGCTCGAACTGGCGAGCGTCGGCGCCAAGGTGCTGCAGACGCGCTCTGTCGGCCTGGCGATGAAGGAAGGGGTGCGCGTTCAGGTGCTCTCCTCGTTCATCGAAGACGATGCCCCTGCGGCTGACACGATCCCCGGCACGATGATCGTCAGCGATGAAGAACTGGAAGGAATGGACATGGAACGCCAGCTGATCACCGGCATTGCGCACGACAAGAACGAAGCCAAGATCACGCTGACCCGCGTGCCCGACAAGCCCGGCGCAGTGGCGAACATCTTCGGCCCGCTCGCGGAAGCTGCGATCAACGTCGACATGATCATCCAGAATGTCGGCCGCGACAAGGGCGAGACCGACGTGACCTTCACCGTGCCTGCCGCCGATCTGGCGCGCTCGATGGACCTGCTCGAGGCCGCAAAGGACCAGATCGGTTTCAACCGCATCATCCCCGATACCAATGTCGCCAAGATCTCGGTGGTCGGCGTCGGCATGAAGAGCCATGCCGGTGTCGCCGCGACGATGTTCAAGGCGCTCGCCGACCGCGGCGTCAACATCGTCGCGATCTCGACCAGCGAGATCAAGGTCAGCGTGCTGATCGAAGAGGATTATACCGAGCTTGCCGTGCGCGTGCTGCACACGGCCTATGGGCTGGATGCGGTAGAGGCTTGA
- a CDS encoding NAD(P)H-dependent flavin oxidoreductase, with product MTNHPLTDTAMARGTAFLGSETAIMCGAMSWVSERNLVSAISNAGGFGVIACGAMTPALLDAEIAATKALATKPFGVNLITMHPQLMELIAVCASHQVSHIVLAGGLPPKGSIEAIKAAGAKVVCFAPALALAKKFIRSGVDALVIEGMEAGGHIGPVSTSVLAQEILPEVAREVPVFVAGGIGRGSAIAAYLEMGASGVQLGTRFVCAHESIAHPAFKKAFLRGNARDAIASVQVDPRLPVIPVRALKNKGTEEFTAKQREVAALLDSGGIDMNEAQLQIEHFWAGALRRAVIDGDVENGSVMAGQSVGMVNAEESVADIIATLMQETETALAR from the coding sequence ATGACCAACCACCCCCTGACCGACACCGCCATGGCGCGTGGCACCGCGTTTCTCGGCAGCGAGACCGCGATCATGTGCGGGGCGATGAGCTGGGTGTCGGAGCGCAACCTGGTTTCGGCAATCTCCAACGCGGGCGGCTTTGGCGTGATCGCGTGCGGGGCGATGACCCCTGCGCTGCTAGATGCCGAGATCGCCGCGACCAAGGCGCTTGCCACCAAGCCGTTCGGCGTCAACCTGATCACCATGCACCCGCAGCTGATGGAGCTGATTGCGGTGTGTGCCTCGCACCAGGTCAGCCACATCGTGCTGGCAGGCGGGCTGCCGCCCAAGGGCAGCATCGAGGCGATCAAGGCCGCAGGCGCCAAGGTGGTGTGCTTCGCTCCGGCGTTGGCGCTGGCCAAGAAGTTCATCCGATCGGGCGTCGATGCGCTGGTGATCGAAGGCATGGAGGCGGGTGGCCATATCGGCCCGGTATCGACCAGCGTGCTGGCGCAGGAAATCCTGCCAGAGGTCGCCCGTGAAGTGCCGGTGTTCGTTGCCGGCGGCATCGGCCGGGGCAGCGCGATCGCCGCCTATCTGGAAATGGGCGCGTCTGGGGTGCAGCTCGGCACGCGCTTTGTCTGCGCGCATGAATCGATCGCGCATCCGGCGTTCAAGAAGGCGTTTCTGCGCGGCAATGCGCGCGATGCCATCGCCAGCGTGCAGGTCGATCCGCGCCTGCCGGTGATCCCGGTGCGCGCGCTCAAGAACAAGGGCACCGAGGAATTCACCGCCAAGCAGCGCGAAGTCGCGGCGCTGCTCGATTCCGGCGGCATCGACATGAACGAGGCGCAGCTTCAGATCGAGCATTTCTGGGCAGGCGCGCTGCGCCGTGCTGTGATCGATGGCGATGTCGAGAACGGATCGGTGATGGCGGGCCAGTCGGTGGGCATGGTCAACGCCGAGGAAAGCGTCGCCGATATCATCGCCACGCTGATGCAGGAAACCGAAACGGCGCTCGCCCGCTGA
- a CDS encoding replicative DNA helicase: MAQDTLLQSAPPPALPPQIAAPIARDTPEAKLPRNIEAEAAFLGALLIDNRIAEEVGARLKAEHFFESVHQRLYAQIMRLIDKNVTVTPVTLKPFFESDAGLAELGGMRYLARLTGDAGGLIGARDFAEQIYNLALLRELIQVGRTLVDKAMDTSEAVDPLGQIEQAEAALYNVAQGEGDTSGAVHFNVAVGAALGMVEKALNSGGHVSGVTTGLTDLNAKIGGLHPSDLLILAARPGMGKTSLATNIAFNAASRWRLDKAAGIEDDKNVGAKTAFFSLEMSSDQLATRILAEQSRISSEKLRMGQIARNEFQRLVTASQELEDLPLFIDDTPGLTIAALRARARRLKRKHDIGFIVVDYLQLLQGTGRNEGRVNEISEISRGLKTLAKELQVPVMALSQLSRAVESREDKRPQLSDLRESGSIEQDADIVLFIYREEYYRLMVKPDGPIMDPKTAADEEINQKYREWEDKFSPTANKATVIVAKQRHGSTGNVQLRFESEITKFSDLAREDYMPGGFEE; encoded by the coding sequence ATGGCCCAAGACACCCTGCTCCAGTCCGCTCCTCCTCCCGCGCTTCCGCCGCAGATCGCAGCCCCGATCGCGCGCGACACCCCCGAAGCCAAGCTGCCGCGCAATATCGAGGCGGAGGCCGCGTTTCTGGGCGCGCTGCTGATCGACAACCGGATCGCGGAAGAGGTTGGCGCGCGGCTCAAGGCGGAGCATTTCTTCGAAAGCGTCCACCAAAGGCTGTACGCGCAGATCATGCGGCTGATCGACAAGAACGTCACCGTCACCCCGGTAACGCTCAAGCCGTTCTTCGAAAGCGATGCAGGTCTCGCCGAGCTTGGCGGGATGCGCTATCTCGCGCGGTTGACCGGCGATGCCGGCGGCCTGATCGGCGCGCGCGACTTTGCCGAGCAGATCTATAACCTCGCGCTGCTGCGCGAGCTGATCCAGGTCGGGCGGACGCTGGTCGACAAGGCCATGGACACCAGCGAGGCGGTCGACCCCCTGGGCCAGATCGAGCAGGCGGAAGCCGCGCTCTACAATGTCGCGCAGGGAGAGGGCGACACCAGCGGCGCGGTGCATTTCAACGTCGCGGTCGGCGCTGCGCTCGGCATGGTCGAAAAGGCTCTCAACAGCGGCGGGCATGTTTCGGGTGTGACCACGGGGCTGACCGACCTCAACGCCAAGATCGGCGGCCTGCATCCGTCCGATCTTCTGATCCTCGCCGCGCGCCCCGGCATGGGCAAGACCTCGCTCGCCACCAACATTGCCTTCAACGCCGCCTCGCGCTGGCGGCTGGACAAGGCGGCGGGGATCGAGGACGACAAGAATGTCGGCGCAAAGACTGCGTTCTTCAGCCTCGAAATGTCATCCGACCAGCTGGCGACGCGTATCCTGGCCGAGCAATCGCGGATCAGCTCGGAAAAGCTGCGCATGGGGCAGATCGCGCGCAACGAGTTCCAGCGGCTGGTGACAGCCTCGCAGGAGCTCGAAGACCTGCCGCTGTTCATCGACGATACGCCCGGCCTCACCATCGCCGCGCTGCGCGCCCGCGCACGCAGGCTCAAGCGCAAGCACGATATCGGTTTCATCGTCGTCGATTATCTCCAGCTGCTGCAGGGCACGGGCCGCAACGAGGGCCGCGTCAACGAGATTTCGGAGATCAGCCGCGGTTTGAAGACGCTGGCCAAGGAATTGCAGGTGCCGGTGATGGCGCTGTCGCAGCTCAGCCGCGCGGTGGAAAGCCGCGAGGACAAGCGCCCGCAGCTTTCGGATTTGCGCGAGTCCGGCTCGATCGAGCAGGACGCCGATATCGTGCTGTTCATCTATCGCGAGGAGTATTACCGGCTGATGGTCAAGCCCGACGGCCCGATCATGGACCCCAAGACCGCCGCGGACGAAGAGATCAACCAGAAATACCGCGAGTGGGAGGACAAGTTCAGCCCCACCGCCAACAAGGCGACCGTGATCGTCGCCAAGCAGCGCCATGGCTCGACCGGCAACGTCCAGCTGCGCTTCGAAAGCGAGATCACCAAGTTCAGCGACTTGGCCCGAGAGGATTATATGCCCGGCGGGTTCGAGGAATAG
- the ubiG gene encoding bifunctional 2-polyprenyl-6-hydroxyphenol methylase/3-demethylubiquinol 3-O-methyltransferase UbiG: MMNASTATAEARNGTIDPEEAAHFGRLAAEWWDPRGESAMLHRLNPVRLAYIRNAIDHHWPEAGAARKPLAGRSAIDVGCGAGLLTEPLARLGAKVTGLDAAAENVAAAVAHASAVGLTVDYRCADIETLEGEQFDLVTSMEVIEHVTDPAAFVAALGRVLAPGGLMLLSTPNRTTMSRIMLVEAAERIGQVPRGTHDWHKFLTPEELSDLLSAAGLSVIDTRGIAWDPIKGLHLSDNVALNYLMTVVRT; this comes from the coding sequence ATGATGAACGCAAGCACCGCAACCGCAGAAGCCCGTAACGGAACGATCGACCCCGAAGAGGCCGCGCATTTCGGTCGGCTGGCAGCGGAATGGTGGGACCCGAGGGGCGAATCGGCGATGCTGCATCGGCTCAACCCCGTGCGGCTGGCCTATATCCGCAATGCGATCGATCATCACTGGCCCGAGGCCGGCGCTGCACGCAAGCCGCTGGCGGGCAGAAGCGCGATCGATGTGGGCTGCGGCGCGGGACTGCTGACAGAGCCACTGGCCAGGTTGGGGGCCAAGGTCACCGGGCTGGACGCGGCGGCGGAGAATGTCGCGGCAGCAGTTGCGCATGCATCTGCCGTCGGCCTGACGGTCGATTACCGCTGCGCCGATATCGAGACGCTGGAGGGCGAACAGTTCGATCTCGTTACCTCGATGGAGGTCATCGAGCATGTCACCGATCCGGCCGCGTTCGTCGCCGCCTTGGGCCGCGTGCTGGCCCCCGGCGGGCTGATGCTGCTGTCCACCCCCAACCGCACCACGATGTCGCGGATCATGCTGGTCGAGGCTGCCGAACGCATCGGCCAGGTGCCCCGCGGCACGCACGACTGGCACAAGTTCCTGACGCCGGAGGAGCTGAGCGACCTGCTGAGCGCCGCCGGGCTGAGCGTGATCGATACACGCGGCATCGCCTGGGACCCGATCAAGGGCCTGCACCTGAGCGATAATGTGGCGTTGAACTATCTGATGACCGTGGTGCGGACGTGA
- a CDS encoding LysE family translocator, with amino-acid sequence MTVLVIELTPGPNMAYLAALTLAAGRKAGLAAVAGVALGLSLIGIAAAAGLATLIAASPMIWGALRWAGGLYLLYLAWETWRGETETSPAGTASISRTGARYFSRGVITNVLNPKAALFYVAIVPRFLPETGPTLATGLGLTAISVAVATSVHLAIVLLAARMHPLLSQPGRMERTRHTLAIGLAGIAAWFLLTTTGPSA; translated from the coding sequence ATGACTGTTCTCGTGATCGAACTGACGCCGGGGCCGAACATGGCCTATCTGGCGGCGCTGACGCTAGCGGCCGGGCGCAAGGCCGGGCTGGCGGCGGTGGCAGGTGTCGCGCTCGGGCTTTCGCTGATCGGGATCGCCGCAGCCGCCGGGCTTGCCACGCTGATTGCCGCGAGCCCGATGATCTGGGGCGCGCTGCGCTGGGCGGGCGGGCTGTATCTGCTTTATCTCGCTTGGGAGACCTGGCGCGGAGAGACCGAAACCTCGCCCGCCGGCACCGCATCTATCAGCCGCACCGGGGCGCGCTATTTCAGCCGCGGGGTGATCACCAACGTCCTCAATCCCAAGGCGGCCCTGTTCTATGTCGCGATCGTGCCGCGCTTTCTTCCCGAAACCGGACCCACTTTGGCGACCGGTCTGGGGTTGACCGCGATCAGCGTGGCGGTTGCGACCAGTGTGCATCTGGCGATCGTCTTGCTGGCGGCCAGGATGCATCCGCTGCTCAGCCAGCCGGGACGCATGGAGCGCACCAGGCACACGTTGGCGATCGGTCTGGCGGGAATCGCGGCCTGGTTTCTGCTGACCACCACCGGCCCTTCGGCATAG
- a CDS encoding cytidine deaminase translates to MECGATMSDETTTRDLLEAARGAALTAYAPYSGFHVGAAFRFDDGTVITGSNFENASYGLAICAETAAAIAANLQGRRTGLVEVAIMGGPLDADGTLAPTAAPVTPCGRCRQVMNELAQLGGTDPVVYSGHATGWIEHRLSVLLPAAFGPANLE, encoded by the coding sequence CTGGAATGTGGTGCGACCATGAGTGACGAGACGACGACCCGCGATCTGCTGGAGGCGGCGCGCGGCGCGGCGCTGACCGCTTATGCGCCTTATTCGGGCTTTCACGTCGGCGCAGCCTTCCGCTTCGACGATGGCACGGTGATCACCGGCAGCAATTTCGAGAATGCAAGCTATGGCCTTGCCATCTGCGCCGAGACGGCAGCGGCGATCGCCGCGAACCTGCAGGGACGCCGCACCGGGCTGGTCGAGGTTGCGATCATGGGCGGACCGCTGGACGCCGATGGCACCCTGGCGCCCACAGCCGCGCCGGTCACCCCATGCGGGCGCTGCCGCCAGGTGATGAACGAACTTGCACAACTGGGCGGGACCGATCCTGTCGTCTATTCGGGCCATGCCACCGGCTGGATCGAACACCGGCTCTCGGTGCTCTTGCCAGCCGCGTTCGGCCCGGCCAATCTGGAGTGA
- a CDS encoding DUF2505 domain-containing protein, translated as MLKRQERHEFSKPVGLVVACWTDEAFLAGMMEAQGSRDVTVAVERPEPGQIHVAITRQVPVKAPALIRSVIGSWLNLTQNDIWQQHADGSWTAVRNAKPKGLAAEGAAQITLAPSSDDATQCEAQISVSSRAPMVADMVEKLMLEDSTKLLLEEFAWIDTHG; from the coding sequence ATGTTGAAGCGGCAGGAACGGCACGAATTTTCAAAACCGGTGGGGCTGGTGGTGGCCTGCTGGACCGACGAGGCGTTCCTGGCCGGCATGATGGAGGCGCAGGGCTCGCGCGATGTCACCGTGGCCGTCGAACGTCCCGAGCCCGGGCAGATCCATGTCGCGATCACGCGCCAGGTGCCGGTCAAGGCGCCCGCGCTGATTCGCTCGGTGATCGGGTCGTGGCTCAACCTGACCCAGAACGATATCTGGCAGCAGCACGCCGATGGCAGCTGGACCGCGGTGCGCAACGCCAAGCCCAAGGGGCTTGCGGCAGAGGGCGCCGCGCAGATCACGCTTGCGCCCAGCTCGGACGATGCCACGCAGTGCGAGGCGCAGATCAGCGTCTCCAGCCGCGCGCCAATGGTCGCCGACATGGTCGAGAAACTGATGCTCGAGGACAGCACCAAGCTGTTGCTGGAAGAATTTGCCTGGATCGACACGCATGGCTGA